From Micropterus dolomieu isolate WLL.071019.BEF.003 ecotype Adirondacks linkage group LG21, ASM2129224v1, whole genome shotgun sequence:
attcTGTTTAATGAATTCACCGTCAGTAATCGCTATGTAACAAATTAGCttatgaaaagtgaaaataatgcTGCCGGCTTGTAAAGGGTGATGCAGACTACTTTCCAACACGGCCATCAGTGGGATGCGGTGCAGTTGTTGTATTTGTGTTAGAAGTACcaaactttaaattttaaacGTTTTTGCTTCTGCCCGGCTCATTAATCTCggaccatagactgtacataaaaatggacgtagtgTCCGTGACGTCACtcgttggtttctgaagagccgtttTCAAGCTCAAAAtcatatacatataaaaaagtTTCAGACACACGCGCAAGCTTGGATGGCAGCTAATTTCTGTTAATGTAGCAAAATGCATAACAGACTAGGTATGAGTGGCAAATGTAGCGAAGTTGAAGGCAGATTGTCAAGTAAAGAGTAGACCACcagttgttatttattcaggaaacaataaTTTTTGAGAAGGACCAGAGTACATATTGGTGGATAAAAaagtcctgttgggctttaaACATAATGCACAGGTCTCCCTCTATATATATAGCCTTACTCTACTTCATTCAACAATAGACTGCTCCCATGTTATTGCCACAACTGTCCTTAAGTTGAAAAGAccaaagcaagtggtttggtttGCTGCATGTCCATATCAAGATAACAACAGATAGCCTACAGAGAACAGTAGCAGGCTGGGTAGCCAGTATGATCTTATCATACCTTCATgtagataaaaacaattattttacttattattgTATCAAAAAGAAATTAGAGATAACATGCAAAGCAAAGTGTATTACCTAAAAAATAACCATGTTGCACAGTGTCTATTTCTAACCTGATGCACAGCGGATGTAACACTTGttattccaaaaaaaaaaaaatttgacttAGACCCCTGATCAAAGACATTGACTTGGAGGGTTGCACATAGATCATAGTCAAGATCTTACAGGTTTTGGTCAGAATGTATGAGTCACTTGTCTCACAGAAACTATAACCAGATACTGTAACAGCAAGTTGGATAGTAGATCTTTTAGTTTGAGAAATTGCTTTAGTTTTAGTTAAGCAATGGAAATGggattaatcatttaataaaCACCCAGACATGACTCTCTGGGATGCAGAAGATTCAAAGACTTGcatcagttgtttgtttttgagcaAAGCTGTTTGTACAGAACACAGTGTTATTTTACAGAGGAACTTGGAATGATCCAGTCACCAGGGAAAGGCAGCCAACAGCCTACATCTGGACACAACCATGGTTACTTTGACATTTACTGTACCTTCTCGAACCACTAAATACCTCAAAATACAACGAAGAAAACAAGAGATAATAATGCGTTTAGCATTGCAAACTAGAAAACACCCAGACACCTGATCATGATAGGTGTGTCCTGTTCAGTCACTGTTAATAAAACTATTTGATGATTAATGTGGTTCTTTTTGTTGTCAAGGTATGTTTTTTCACAGAGAGTCATAACATTTAATTATCAGCTTCtgaatttttaaacattttatagttAACTATTTTTGGAGGAGCTGAAAGATGTATAACttaatcatgaatgaaactttTTAACTTGTCTCATAAGTGAAATTGAATTTACAGTGAAACAAGTAAGTAAGTACAAGTAAAAAGCCAACTGTTAAACTGTTGTTGGTTTTCACATGCCATAATCCTAAACCCCTCACAGAAAATAACATCTAAACATTGTTCTTTATTATTAGTCTTACCTTGTTATACTTTTTAGATGAACATCTGAAACTGTATTTTGTCATCGAAATCTGTGCTCAAAAGTTGTTGTTTGGTGGAGTAACTATCTGTCTATCTAACTATCAAATCCTTAAACACCTTTAATACCAGCAGGTTTTCTTCCATATAACAATGCATGCAACAACAAGCTTTACTCTGCCACAGTGGTGATTTTGAATCTTTTGCAGATTAAGGGACGTTTTTTGTTTAGGTATCTGCAAAATACTGTGTAATTATTGCAGTTTTCATAACTGTGAATGAAACTGAGACAGTGATGCCACTGTTTATAGCGGGACACactgtggagaaagaaaaacaattttgCCATTTGGTACGTGACGTCTTGCCAGTTCTTGTATTCACACAGCTCAGCATTGCTTTTTAGACCAGAAATGTTGCACTTTTGTTCTCAGTGGTTCTACCATCGGATTAGTTCTGCTAAACTCATTTGCAGTaacaatttaaaagtaaatacGCCGGAGCTTTATTGTTGTGACCTACATCACCTATGTGGTCACAGGTTGTGCAATCATCAATGTTGCAAAGATGGACTTCAGCCTTTAAAGTAACATGATGCATTCTGTCAAATCCTCTAAAATGCAGGGAAAACTGGGTTCCTCCTGAACTTTGGTGGAGGACATTATTGGGCAGCAGTGCAATAGGTTTGGATGACCTTTGCTTTTTAGGCCAAACGTCAAACTGTCTGTTCTGTTATTGTAATCAACATTTGTATAAGAAACAGAGCATCAGCCAAAAAACTATTGTGTTgatttaatagatttttttttctggctcTGAGTTGTCAACGTCAAACCTACTTTGCAACTCTATTAGGACATAAGAATttaacaaacagcaaaacagaCCTTAGCCATGGAAGGTGACTGCATTTTGTCACACTCAGTAACAAgctaaaacatacattttcttcactattttaatatgttactgcactgtggtcataaagtgaatccaaataaaatttatttacaaaacacagacatcTCAAACCTCAGGGTAATTATTTGTTTCCAAGtcatattatttaaaatgagcaTTATCATATTGTTTTGATATTCCTAAACTTCAGTATACAAAATCACACATTAATAAGAATCTTTGGTATTTTAACACGTACAGTGACACCACCTTATACTGctggaaaaacaaatgcatatttGAGGATATAATCATCACATTTTAAACCTTTACTCTTTGCAGATGTCTGATAAGCAAGGCGGAGGTGCAAGGCTTCATCGAGAGGTGCATGACAGCAGTGGGCACCAAGCCACATCATGCCCACAGCCTGGCTGAGGTGCTGGTAGAGGGGGACCACAGGGGCCACTACAGCCATGGACTCAACAGGATGGGTCAGTGGGCCACTGGAGGTTTTTCAGTTTATCTGCATGTTTGATTTAAAGGCGGTGGAACAATTGTGTTGGTAAAAGAAGAAATTCAATTATTTGTGTATGTTGtccttttaaagattttttcaTCAGTTAAATGTTGTTCGCTATTATGTATTCCAGGAATGTATCTGAAAAAGATTTGTCAGTCAGGGGTATATACAGGGGTATCTCCACTTTCTACTAATTCACATATTTTCATCAGCTAGCATATAACtccttgattttgttttgtgtctgtctttaAATAAGGTTGTTGTTTGTGCTCACTGTCTCCATACTTTTCAATAGACATGTATGTAAAGGACATCCAGACAGGAATCTGTGCCAAAGACGGTGAGCCGGTGGTGGAGAAGGAGAGTGCAGCCACAGCACTGGTGGATGGGAAGAACCTCCTGGGTCCTGTGGTGGGAAACTTCTGCATGAATCTGGCCATTAAGAAGGCCAAAGAAGCTGGCATTGGCTGGGTGGTAGCACACGGTGAGTCCAATATTTTTAAAACCCCAAAGGAATGGTTGGAATGCAGCTATACAGGCCTTCAGGACATCTGTCAACACAAATGTACGCATCTATTTTCCTGTCAGTCAGCATGTCAGACACAGTTGGCCTTCATATCTGCATATTCATACTTTGCTGCAGTCTTGAAAAAAATCATATGCCAGAGTTAAAAGTCCAACAATGGCTTCAACCTAACctacttattttatatatattttattaactttgatccagttactgtattttaggtgaatgatttaaaaatgtgaaaggCCACAACTGCTGCACTAGACAATATCTAAAGAAACTTACTTACtattatggattttttttattaaaccaaGGTTCATCTGTGGGATGAACATGTTAACTTGTTTCTTGCGAAATGATATTTCACACTAACATGCTCAGGTTGCAGATGCAGTTCTGTACTGAAGTTAAGCATTCATAAAGGGATTATCTTCACTGTTAAAAGATTAATAGAATGTTTGGTTCCTATAACAGGCAATTAAATCTGGGAGAAGAGAAACCAAAACCACTGTAGTGTCTGATGGCTGCAAAAACACCCCAGAGCACTGGATTTGAATTAATACAAAGCAGGCTACTTGAGAGGAAATAACACTGACTAAAGAGATTTTCAGTTTATTGAAGAGGAATATTACTTCACTAAAGTGGTCAAAGAATCTcgacaaaaaaacaatgaaaatggtTTACTGCAGGTTTACTGTGTGGCTGTATTTGTCTCTTAGGTTCCAACCATTACGGTATTGCCGGATACTACGCAATGCAAGCTCTGAAGGAAAACATGATTGTGAGTAAAAGGTTAATCTGCCTGTGAAGTAATTTTAAATACTTTCACACTAGCACTAATAGAAAgagctgttttcattttcagcacAACTTCATAAATTTAAGAAGGTGAATGTCCTGTTTTCCCAAATGGTTTAATTCTGtgtgtaataataatctgaCCACCACAGGGCATGTCATTTACCAACACGTCCCCCCTGGTGGTTCCCACACGTGGTAAAGAGgtaattgtattatttatttaacaaaataaacaatttcatgtaaacaacagcaacaatgtCTCTGTCCAATTCTAATACTGTGATCCTGCTGTTTGTAGTGCACTTTGGGCACCAACCCCATCAGTATGGCAGCTCCTTCTAAAGATGGAGACAGCTTTGTTCTGGACATGgccacatcagcagcagcacttGGAAAGGTAAGATCAGGTTTACACTATAACATAACTTCCTCAAAGCCAAGAGACATAGACTGTTTATTTTAGTCCCCGCATGTTTGTTAGTCCAATAGCCAAATATCTAAAATGAAATTGATTTTCACAAAGTCTGCAATTGCAGCTGCATAAGAGATTTCTGATTTTAAGGCATCACCAGTTTTTCTGTAACTAGTTTCAGTGGCAGAAGCACAATCCTCGTGACCACTGAATGAATAAAGTGTGTATAGGACACTTGGAGTTGCAATTATTTATTGAAATACTTcaaatttatgtttatttaaacagataTTTTTAGTTTGCAttccatttttatattttatagtatGATGTGAACTGTCAACTGTGGTTTTGAAGAACTATATACATAAAGTCTACTTAGTCTCTTACTCAATGCCTCACTGTTTTATGTGTACAGGTGGAGCTCCATGAGCGGCGTGGAGACCCCATCCCTGAGAGCTGGGGCTGTGATGCCCAGGGCAAGCTGACCCCCGACCCTAAGAAGGTTCTGAATGGAGGAGGACTGGTGCCCATTGGTGGCAGTGAAGCCACAGGTCAGAAACAgctgaaacattgtttttagcATGTCATTGAAATATAATATTGAAGTCCACTGTTGTGTCTGAGGTTACATTTGAGGTATTTTGCTCACATTCAGTTATCATGTTGAAATAACCCTCCTGTTCTTCTCTATCCTCACATATAATGTGCGAACAATGAAGGAGGAATTGTACATTTTCTAATGTAAACACTGGCTGGCTGTTAAGTGCAGCATCTACACCAAGTGTCCAGTTTAAAAAAGGGCACTAACTATTCCTCTAACAGAAATTTGAATTATGTCCAGTCATTTAATGGTTTCTTTTACtcaaaaaacaactacaaactAAAAATCCAAGGGCTTTGCCTCTACTCACTGAGTTGttgtctgatttttttgtttaatatatcCAGTATTCTAAAGTAAAGTAATCTGTTGCATTCATGCTCTCTCTACATGAAACAACTGACGTTTGTGTGTCttgtaatgtttgtgttgtttcccTCAGGAGGGTACAAAGGCTATGGTCTGGGAATGATGGTGGAAGTGTTCTGTGGTATCTTGGCTGGTGCCCAGTATAGCAAACACATCCGCACGTGGAAAGTAACGGACCGTGTTGCCAACCTGgtacatatttgttttttgttttttttctttggcttCGTGTTGTGTTTTAAAGAGGACATACTAACCCCATTAAAAAAAGATGTGCCCCTGAGGTAGCTTGTTTTCATATTAGCTATAGCTGTTGATATGACGTGCTAAACCCTCTTGTCTTATTGTCTGTCAGACTAGGCTGAAAAATTACCTGTAATTTGGCACTAAACCctacttttaataaatgttataataaatctaagaaatgtatttaagtCCTAAACTTATTTGCTACATGTATTAATTTTTATGTGAGCAGAACTTCTGCTGCTTTGCAGTTCTTCTGGAAACATCAATTGGCTGCTACCAGTTTGAAAATGTAGATATGTTATGTTTCCCTAGACAAAGTGTCTCAACCACTATGAATTGGAGCTTTTGACTGAGCAGTTACCCTGAACAAACTTACTTACACTGGGAATCATTACCAAGATAACTAAGCAGCAGGATAATTTAAGTCCCCATAGTGATTATGATAAAATACAACTCATGACTAGATACACTGGTTATTTCACAAGAGAGATTGCTttacaatacaataacaaaTGTTGAAACAGTCACTGCTATCTAAAAGATAAATACAATCAATGAGTCAGACGTAGGCCATGTTACGTCACGTCATGGCTCAGCTTACTGTTTGTATTGGGTCAGACGAATGCCATATTACATCATATCACGGCTGTTTGTATTAGGTCAGTTCACAGTGTTTATCAcctcttttgtgttttcagggTCAGTGTTTTGTGGCAATCAACCCAGAGAACTTTGCTCCCGGGTTCACTGACAGGATGTCAGACCTGCTATCCATCCAGAGAGGGATGGAACCTGTGAGTATATTCTACTGCTGCAATGATTATATAAAGACTAATTAGGGAACAGATATGTAGATGATGTCCACTGATTGCAACAGCTCAGTCTTGTAATTTTAGAAGAAAAGCAAGTTAATTGCTGTGTGTTTCATTTGgtgactgctgctgtgttttgcaGGCTGATCCCAACACTCCTGTTTTGGCTGCTGGAGATCCAGAGAGGATGAATATGAAGAATTGCGAGGAGATGGGTGGGATACCCTACCACATGAATGTTGTCAACTACATGGTAAAAGctgcaaaaaatttaaataaattacgTGCTCGGGGCCTGAAACAGTTAGAAAAATGCATTCATTCTAGCTCTGTGAACATGTGAATTGTATTTTGACTGAAAAGTGATGCTTCTCTCACTCTATAGTCCAAATGAAGGTTGTATCAATATAACTGGTGTTCTCTTTTACACTCTCCTAAGTCATAGCAGTCATTATTTAGAAAATGCAGGAACATAAATtacacatgtacatacatatacatttgtGGATAAACTGTGACTTTAAAGCAATATTTTGACAATTTGGGtaatacatttattcactttattGCAGAGTTAGATGATTATCCTAAAGATGAAGCTACAACCTAGTTAGCTAaacttagcacaaagactggaaggaGGTGTAAACCGTTagactggctctgtccaaagttacCAAAATCTGGctactagcacctctaaagctcactaacttAGATGCATCTTGTTTGTTGAATACTATCTGTAAAAAAGCAAATATGGGATGGGGGGTGAATTGTGAGTGACTACATCTTTCCAAGAAATTATCACATACATAACCCTctataaaaccacaacttgacatttttacatttgtcttttaacaaattaaacaaacaagatatgaCTTTTTAAGTTCTAATTAATTTTCAGTTTTGATTCTGAGTGCTTCTTCTcgtctaactctcagcaagaaagcggATAcgcatatttctcaaaatgtcaagtAAAAAGCCTTTGAGATTAAGCTAACGTGATT
This genomic window contains:
- the LOC123959650 gene encoding uncharacterized oxidoreductase YjmC-like, giving the protein MSRCLISKAEVQGFIERCMTAVGTKPHHAHSLAEVLVEGDHRGHYSHGLNRMDMYVKDIQTGICAKDGEPVVEKESAATALVDGKNLLGPVVGNFCMNLAIKKAKEAGIGWVVAHGSNHYGIAGYYAMQALKENMIGMSFTNTSPLVVPTRGKECTLGTNPISMAAPSKDGDSFVLDMATSAAALGKVELHERRGDPIPESWGCDAQGKLTPDPKKVLNGGGLVPIGGSEATGGYKGYGLGMMVEVFCGILAGAQYSKHIRTWKVTDRVANLGQCFVAINPENFAPGFTDRMSDLLSIQRGMEPADPNTPVLAAGDPERMNMKNCEEMGGIPYHMNVVNYMNECAKKIGVSLLLPCDKIISN